The DNA region AGTAATCCGACTGAGTCTGGTGATTTTGGGATATAGGCTGATACTGTACAATGTATTGATAAATTCTTCAGTCATTTTATGATTATTTGGATTTAGCAAATCAATATTGAAGTCGCCACAGATAAACATAACTTtatgttttgtttttgtaaaatgtTCCTCCATCCAGTCTTTAAATGTGTCTATATTAGACCCTGATGTTCTATATATACAACTCACAATTACATTttaattatcctacacactaggaacaattcacaacttaccaaagccaataaacctacaaactcgcacgtctttggagtgtgggaggaaaccggagcacccggagaaaactagtGCAgttccagggagaacgtacaaactccgtccagacagcacccagagacagGATGGAATCCGAGttactggcgctataaggcaacaactctaccactgtgtcactgtgcccctcTTATCCATGGGAGGTCAATGTGCACAGGTTAAAGAGTAACATGAAGAtaaattttttacacagagtggtgtgtgcctggaacacactaccaGGGGTAGATTGTTGACACAGATATTAAGGTTGTATTCAAAAATCGTTCTCCTGatcccatctgtctgcacatgatccacatccctccatcccctgcacttccatctgcctatctaaaagcctcttaaacacaactatcgtatctgcctccaccaccacccctggcaatctaACCCAAGCCcccaacactctgtgtaaaactcTTGCTCCACAcaactccattaaacttccctCCTCTTATCTTACAGCTAGcccctctagttttggacatttccacactgggaatatggttctgactgtctaccctatctatgcttttcaTAATTTTCAATACTTCTATCAtgcctcccctcaatctctgatatttcagacaaaacaatccaagtctgtctgacCTCTCCCTCCAGCTGAAACCCTGtaatccgggcagcattctggcaaatctcctctgcaccatctccaaagcctccacatctttcccgtAATGGAGCGTccagaaatgcacacagtaaCTCCAAGagcagcctaaccaaagccctCTGGagcagcatcatgacttcctgactcttacatgcaatgccccgagcaatgaaggcaagcataccatacaccttctttaccagcccatcccctgtgctgccaccttcagtgagctatgcactcagactccaagatccctctgcacaacaTTGCTGTTAAgggccttgccattaactgtatactctctcctcccattcaacctcccaaagtgcaacacctcacacttactcgggttaaactccatctgccatttctctgccctttCCTTTAGCTGATCTGTATCCCACTCTATCTTCTGacagtcttcctcacagttcacaactcCTCCAATGTTGGTGACATCAGCAAACATACTCACCAACCTTTATGTCCAGGTCATTTATCTACACCACAAACAGcacaggtcccagcacagatccctgtggaactactggtcacagactccAGCCTGAACAtccaccttccaccacaaccctctgtcttcaatGAACATGTCTGTTCTGAATCCACACGACCAAGTCGTGGTGAATCTAGTACTTTGGCATTTTAAACTATGAAAGTTCCCCTTGGTTGACAAAGTAATGTTCGTTTAGTTACAATAACAGGTGAAATTTGCAAATCATGACAATTGTTCTTTCTTTTCCTCAGAAACATTGAGTGCGAATCCTGCAGACAGAAGATGCTTTGAACAGGAGCCGACAATCACTGATTTTCTTCACCCACCCAGATGACGATGCAATGGTTGCCTGTGGTGATGGTTTGGACAaacatccacctatcacctgcatCCTGTACTTGAAGGATACACCCCCTGATTTGGTTAATTTGTCTCTCTATCCGTAAAGTGATGGAGCAGGAAGGAGGCAGCTGGAGACTCGTGAGGCTTTAGACAttgtgctggaaggtcatcaactcggtgaaagacgctctttggtctgcccgaggcccgtccctccctcccacgccaaggggatcacccgggccgtcttccgtttcatctgggggtcggcgatggaccgggtgcgacgagccacaatgcacaagtcggcagacaacgggggtaaagacgtgcccaacgtcgccctcattctgatggccactttcgtgtgtggctgcatcaggcggagcatagagccaaggcacgtgggcaccaaatgccactacctgctgaggttctacctgtccccggtgttgcgaaggatgggcctggcgcagatgccacgcaatgtgccagtcagctggacattgccgaaccatctgtcgtttgtggacaggttcttccggaccaacacctttgaccacaagtccatcgggcagtggtcagcacggaacgtcctgcaggcactgcaggggaatgactccatggatcctgtggcgtggttcccagaacggacagcccagcttgtctggcaaaatgcctcatcgccagtactcaccaacaagcaccaagacctggcttggctggcggtgaggggagccctcccagtcagatccttcctgcaccgccggaacctcactaccagcgcacactgccctcgggacggctgctacggagaggaaacggtggcccacctcttcaaagagtgtggatttgccaggcgagtctggagaggtctgcaggggtccctgtcacgattcattccgagcagctccgtcacagaggactctgtgctctacggactgttcccagggacgcattccgagactgacatcgagtgctgctggaaggtcatcaactcggtgaaagacgctctttggtctgcccgatccttgttgacctcccagcggagcgagctgtccgtcaaggaatgttgccgactggcccactgcagactgcaggagtacgtgctgagggacgctctgaagcttggtgcagccaacgccaaggccctgtgggggaggaccacagtctagggtccttccgctgctggacatggggggcagggtgtggtggagagagacgcccctccaaataagggatatgtatgtaaatgtatgtaaatgtctaagtaaatgcctctttggtctgcccgatccttgttgacctcccagcggagtgagctgtccgtcaaggaatgttgccgactggcccactgcagactgcaggagtacgtgctgagggatgcactgaagctcggtgcagccaacgctaaggccctgtgggggaggaccacagtctagggtccatccgctgctggacatggggggcagggtgtggtggagacagacgcccctccaaataagggatactgggtaaatgtctaaatgtaagtaaatgtctaagtgaatgtctgtaccaaatataacctccggaaatgtcggatgggcttgtttaaaaaagatgttttgtgaatgatatttattatttgaataaagtattttttgatattaaaaaaaaaaattaaaaatcaatttGCTTCAGCAGAGGCGGTGTTTCCCGACTCCTCGCTACGGGTAAGCAGGTGCATGCTCGGGTTATGCCGTTCCTCCATCCATGTCGAGTGGGACACGCGGATTGAGGCCGAATGGGCGGGTGAGTGAGCGAATTGCGGGTTTAGCGGACTATTTGAAGCACCCGAGGCCTTGATCCCCAGGTAATTTACAAGATGCCAACAAGAACAGCTCTGTCCACGCCAAGCGGTTTATAGGGAAAGTGATTGGAACAAAAAATGCAGAAGACAGTTAAAGTCAGAGTAACTAGGCTTGCCCTGAACGAtctgttaattttttttataaCAAGAGGAAGACCTATTCTGCTCATGCTGCTGAAGAACAGTGCACAGTGGGTGACGTTGTGCTTCTGAAGGCTTTACCAAACATGTGAAACATGAACTGGCTGAAATTGTATTCAAAGTTGAAAATATTATCAATCCTCTAATTAAAAAACGTTGCAGTGGGAGCAGAATGTTCAAACACCTCACAGACTTTGATTCAGATATGGGATCTCTGAATGATCAATTCAAGAACTTAGAGGTCAATGCCTCACAGAGCAAATCTGAACATACAGGCCTCATCAAATTGGGCAGAATAAATATTAGTTCATCTCAACTGTTTATTATAACAAAACTATTATTTTGAATAAATCAATGTAGTTTTAAGATGATCACATTTCTTTCTCCCAGCTTGTATTCATCCTTTCAATTGGATATTCTAAtaacagaataaaataaaatgcataTAATTCTCAAAAAAGAAATCAATTTGCTTCTCGGCCCTTTGGcgaagatcaagtgtagtatctgttctacGAGGTCGGGGATGAGGATTGAAGATCGAGGATCGAGGACTGGTGTAAATCGGGGGTGACGTCGGTGACCAGGAGTCTTCCAGTTGCTGGCTTAGAGGTGGATCTGTGCTGGTTGgataaccaacctaacacctctATCCAGTCAGGATGATGGCAGTAGGTGGAGCAGGAGGACAGGGTATCTGCAACACCCTGCGAGTGATGGTGAAGGATCTCAGCGAGGGGACTCCCTCCTCAAGAGACCTCTTCATCAGGAAGGTTCCAGGCAAAGGACATCTACAGTCTCCACGACTTCCCTGGTAACGGCTACTTTCAAGTACATTTGGGCATTCATGTCTGGCGATGCAGTGGTCCATAAGAAGTCCAGATATGACTTCACAAGGCCGTCAAAAAGGCCTAAAGGGACTTCCGCTCAAAGCTGGAGGATGGGGCAGATGTTCAGCAGCTGTGGCAGGGCCTGAATGCCATCACCACCTACACGGCAAAACCAGGAGCAGCTCAAGCGACAGCGAAGCATCAGtccctgacgagctcaatgcgttctacgcacgctttgatagggagaacaccgATGTGCCTGCCCGAGCCCCCATACACCCTGATGgtatcacagtcacagtcacagtcacagaggcccacatcagaagatccttcagggggtGAACCCTCAGAAAGTGCCTGGACATGAAGGTGTACCCGggcgagttctcaaaacctgtgcagaccaactggctggagttttagcagacattttcaacctctcactactgaggtcggaggttcccacctgctttaagagggcatcaatgatACCGGTGCCCAAGGAGAGTAAGGTGACGTGCTTCAATGACTATCGACCACTGGTactaacgtctgtggtgatgaagtgctttaacAGGTTGGTTTTGgtggatatcaactcctacctcaacaggaacctcgacccactacagtttgcctaccgccacaacaggtcaacggaggatgtgatctcactggctctccactccacactgcaccacttggacaataaacacACTTgtatcaggctgttgtttatagactacagctcggcattcaataccatcatcccctccaagctggtgaccaagctcacggaactgggtctctgcgcatccctctgcaactggatcctcgacttcctcatccacagaccagtctgttcgaattggcagaaatacttcttcctcattaacaatcagtacgggagcacctcaaggctgcgtgctcagccccctgctctactcaccaatatgaggaagggtctcgacccgaaacgtcaccctttccttctctccagagatgctgcctgtcccgctgagttactccagctttgtgtctatcttcgatttaaccactatctgcagttttttcttacacatttcccctgctctactcactctatagtcttgactgtgtagccagacacagtgccaactccatcCTCAAGTATGCAAACGACACCACCGTTgatggatgaattacagatggtgatgagtcagagtgtagaagtgagatcgatcaactggccaaatggtgccagcacaacaacctggttctcaatgtcagtaagaccaaggaactgattgtggactttggaagaggaaggatgaggacccacaatcttgTCTTtgaagtcaaaagcttcaaattcctgggcgtgcacatttccaaagatctttcctggacccagcacactgatgtcattataaagaaagcacatcaatgcctctactttctgagaAGGTTACGGAGacttggtatgtcagagaggattctctagaACTTCTCTGTACCTCGGAATTAGCACGGAAGAAGATTGATGCCTGGGATTATGAGCCATGGTCATAGACAACGAGGGGCAGGCTGGGGGGCTGCACAACCTATTACTGCTGCTGTTAAAAAAGCCCCAATATTagaaaaaaacaaatcaaaagcctgaagtccctgGTGCAAACATGACAGTTttgtggtgtttgtagtgttcaaaagcATAATGGTTGTGTGATGGGGATTCACTTCGCAGGCCGAAGGCAGATTCACTTCACATGCCCAAAGACGTTTTGCTAAACTCAGCTTTTTAGCACAACAACTGTCCAAGGTTCAAGGTGTTTGTTGTTCACGAAGTTAAACATCTAATCAGCCTAAACACACTTTGATCAAACTCTTTATTTAATCAAGAGGAACAATGTGTCCATGTTAGCCCAACAAACGTTTCATCCTCCTGACCTCATCAATAAggatgccaactgtcccttatgagccgggacatcccgtatattaggCTAATGTAGCGGTGTCGGGTGTGGAATGAACCAAAACACCGGTTGGATTCAGGAAAGCTGTTTATTAACATCTGCTCAACTCCAAGCCAGGAGGCAGAGTAAGGGAAGATCTCCGCCCCTCCCAGAAACTCCGTAGATTaaggccacccccccccccccccccgacctgtccatctagtgccgagaggttcaatagacaataggtgcaggaggaggccattcggcccttcaagccagcaccaccattcaatgtgatcatggctgatcattcccaatcagtaccccgttcctgccttctccccataccccctgactccactatccttaagagctctatctagctctctcttgaaagcactcagagaattggcctccactgcattctgaggcagagaattccacagatttacaactctctgactcaaaaagtttttcctcatctccgttctaaatggcctaccccttattcttaaactgtggcctctggttctggactcccccaacattgggaacatgtttcctccctctaacgtgtccaaccccataataatcttatatgtgtcaataagatcccctctcatccttctaaattccagtgtatacaagcctagtcactccagtctttcaacatacgatagtcccgccattccgggaattaacctagtgaacctatgctgcacgccctcaatagcaagaatatccttcctcaaatttggagaccaaaactgcacacagtactccaggtgcggtctcaccagaatcctgtacaactgcagaaggacctctttgcccctatactcaactcctcttgttatgaaggccaacattccattagctttcttcactgtcagctgtacctgcatgcttcctttcagtgactgatgcactaggacacccagatctctttgtacgtccacttttcctaacttgacaccatttagataataatctgccttcatattcttatcaccaaagtggataaccttacacttatccacattaaactgcatctgccatgcatccgcccactcacacaacctgtccaagtcaccctgcaacctcatagcatcttcctcacagttcacactaccacccagctttgtatcatctgcaaatttgctaatgttacttttaatcccttcatccaagtcattaatgtatattgtaagcagttgcggtcccagcaccgagccttgcgggaccccactcgtcactgtctgccattctgaaagggacccatttatccccactctttgctttctatctgccaaccaattttctatccatgtcagtaccctgcctccaataccatgtgctctaattttgcccactaatctcctatgtgggacctttttcgaaggctttctgaaagtcgaggtataccacatccaccggctctcccctgtccattttcctagttacatcctcaaaaaattccagaagattagtcaagcatgatttccccttcgtaaatccatgctgattcggaacaatcctgttactgctatccaaatgctccgcaatttcgtcttttataattgactccagcatcttccccaccactgatgtcagactaactggtctataatttcctgttttctctctccttccttttttaaaaagtgggataacatgagctaccc from Rhinoraja longicauda isolate Sanriku21f chromosome 18, sRhiLon1.1, whole genome shotgun sequence includes:
- the LOC144602450 gene encoding uncharacterized protein LOC144602450, whose amino-acid sequence is MDRVRRATMHKSADNGGKDVPNVALILMATFVCGCIRRSIEPRHVGTKCHYLLRFYLSPVLRRMGLAQMPRNVPVSWTLPNHLSFVDRFFRTNTFDHKSIGQWSARNVLQALQGNDSMDPVAWFPERTAQLVWQNASSPVLTNKHQDLAWLAVRGALPVRSFLHRRNLTTSAHCPRDGCYGEETVAHLFKECGFARRVWRGLQGSLSRFIPSSSVTEDSVLYGLQDDGSRWSRRTGYLQHPASDGEGSQRGDSLLKRPLHQEGSRQRTSTVSTTSLVTATFKYIWAFMSGDAVVHKKSRYDFTRPSKRPKGTSAQSWRMGQMFSSCGRA